In a single window of the Scyliorhinus canicula chromosome 1, sScyCan1.1, whole genome shotgun sequence genome:
- the LOC119977482 gene encoding uncharacterized protein LOC119977482 isoform X3 — protein sequence MQLLLYNKCTDFCKRRLASNKAAEPSSVREMHCLRRGMFAQDRLARRLHLVECKLSAVEDMVVYVVDQVEQQRRLQTESAAPSQGCSCTWCQSSNISRRDVGSLEYEQQSPLQYSVTQRRNLSSRYHT from the exons ATGCAGCTG CTATTATATAATAAATGTACAGATTTCTGTAAGAGAAGACTTGCTTCCAACAAAGCTGCTGAGCCTTCATCTGTGAGAGAAATGCACTGTCTACGCAGAGGAATGTTTGCACAAGACAGGCTGGCAAGAAGACTCCATCTGGTGGAATGTAAACTCTCCGCAGTGGAAGATATGGTTGTTTATGTTGTCGATCAAGTGGAACAGCAAAGGAGGCTCCAAACTGAAAGCGCTGCTCCATCCCAGGGCTGCAGCTGCACTTGGTGCCAGAGCTCAAATATCTCCAGGAGAGACGTCGGCTCACTGGAGTATGAACAACAAAGCCCGCTGCAGTACTCAGTCACACAAAGGAGGAATCTCTCATCCCGGTATCATACTTAA
- the LOC119977482 gene encoding uncharacterized protein LOC119977482 isoform X2, translated as MAYCLGSYPQLLYNKCTDFCKRRLASNKAAEPSSVREMHCLRRGMFAQDRLARRLHLVECKLSAVEDMVVYVVDQVEQQRRLQTESAAPSQGCSCTWCQSSNISRRDVGSLEYEQQSPLQYSVTQRRNLSSRYHT; from the exons ATGGCTTATTGTTTGGGTTCATATCCACAG CTATTATATAATAAATGTACAGATTTCTGTAAGAGAAGACTTGCTTCCAACAAAGCTGCTGAGCCTTCATCTGTGAGAGAAATGCACTGTCTACGCAGAGGAATGTTTGCACAAGACAGGCTGGCAAGAAGACTCCATCTGGTGGAATGTAAACTCTCCGCAGTGGAAGATATGGTTGTTTATGTTGTCGATCAAGTGGAACAGCAAAGGAGGCTCCAAACTGAAAGCGCTGCTCCATCCCAGGGCTGCAGCTGCACTTGGTGCCAGAGCTCAAATATCTCCAGGAGAGACGTCGGCTCACTGGAGTATGAACAACAAAGCCCGCTGCAGTACTCAGTCACACAAAGGAGGAATCTCTCATCCCGGTATCATACTTAA